The Phragmites australis chromosome 1, lpPhrAust1.1, whole genome shotgun sequence genomic interval TCCATTCGCGCAGCGATGATAAGCCCTCATGTcctatgtaatgtttgtcatcATATGTAAATTTCATGCCaggttatatgatatttgtgcttcataactactattgtttgaCAAAATTAGATTTATTATTCTCACAAAGTCACTTCGTACAAAAAATTTCACAGACTTTTACAccaattaaataattttttagaaaattaatgtgtaatattttttaatttacctaatacaaattttattaaaaaactaattatacgaAAGTATCGTCCGTTTAACGGACGAGAGGAAGGTATCGCCTGTTGGATGACCGAGAGAAAGGTCTCGCTGTTCAGCGGGTGAGAACAAGATCTCGCCGATTATTATATACGCTGCCAACCGAGGCACATAAGGTGTCGCCTGTTCAACGGGTGAGACCGTGGTGTCGTCCGTTGAACAGGCGACGGTAAGGCAGagtttattatttttgaaatagacATATAATCCTAaattttaattatatatatatatatatatatatatatatatatatatatatatatatatatatatatatatatatatatatatatatatatatatataggaaaactagtatgtactcctgggtgtatgtactcccacctctcatataccacttttacacgtgtgttatacttctttatcactttaaatatacttcattagtaattataagatactataATACAAATCCcactaaattttttatgaaatttcatgatttttatcataatttgcatatatacttcttttatgtataaaaagagtatatagcaaaaatgaaaggctaacattgaattttttttcatacaactcatattggagtatgttagaattagtattagagtatactaaaaatgataaaagagtataaagtatttgtttaggtggtatattgcatgtgggagtacatactcataggagtatagaataggtgtcctatatatatatatatacactctcTGAACCGGGGCCGAGTGGTAGCCCAAGAGTGAGCTCCCGGGTGACCAGCGGCCCAGAAGCCGCCCCGCTACACATCTGCCGAAGCCGGCTCGACTAAACCGGTCGCCACAACACCGCACCGCACAGCGCGCCCTACCCGAACTGCCCCCAGAAAGGGTCCGATCGCATCGGACGGCCAATCGCCATGCATCGGCCAGAAATTCCCCGAACTGGCCATGCGTTTCTCTTCCCCCAGCCGCCGGCCGGCTCGACCGGACCCGGCGGTCCAAGCCGCCGAATCGCCCGCGGGATATTTCTTGCCCGGTGCGCCAAGTTCGCCAGCGCATATAAATACCCTCACAGGCCGGCCTCTAGGGTTTTAGTGCTCCTCTTCCGGCGGCGCCTCCACTCCACATCTCGTCTTTCAGATCGGGAGGCGAATCCAAGGTGACTGACTCCTCctcgctctccctccctctgatTGCTATAGCTCGTTCGTCCATGCACTAATTGTTTGCGTAGCTGTTAGCTTGTTCGTAGTTCTAGTGTAGTTTGAGGAGTTTTCGTTCCGTTTCGTGCTGTCGTGTGTTGACTGGATTGAATCGGAGGCGTCGAAATGGTTTGCGTCGCTCGAATCTGAAGTTTTGTGTCTGTAGTTTCGAGGTAATTTGGGTCAATTCGTTGGGTTACAGGCCCTAGACAGGTCTCTTCTATCTGTCTGTCGGATTTGTAGAGATGCGATGCAATCCTTGTTCACCCAAAATGCCCTAGACGTCTCTGTTCTTCACTTAACTTTCGTGTCGATTACTTAGTTTGGTTCTTAGGGTGTAAGAAATAGATATGCTTCGATCCGTTTGTTGATACTGAATTTTTACTCAGATCCGATGTTTCTGCATTATCAGTTGTGACGCACTGTAATCTGATTTGTCTAACGATTTGTGTTCTGTTGGTAGTCTTGTTTTACCTGCTCTGCTTTAGGTTAGTTACGTTTATCATGTGGTTTGGCAGTATCCATGTTGTTTTGCGGTCCATCCAGGTTTTCAGATGTCCAGTTCATTGAAAAGCATAGATCAGTGTTTGTCCGAGTCATAATTATACTGTTACATGAATTTTGGTGATTTGGTCTCAGGATCCTTTTTTGTCGCCTTAGATTTTTCATCAGGAACTAAATTTTCTGCCTACTTTATATGCTTGTCTAAATATCTTCTGGCGTTTTCATGCATGCTAGTATCTCAATTCTCTGATAATCTGTGGTAATTCATATGATACACCCAGCAGctgttcttgtcttgtttttaACACGCACAGTTTATACCTTTTCTTTTGTCTTACTTTGCTGTATCATGCCATTTATGTAGTATTTTGGAAGAAAGGATGATCTCTTTGCTTATGTGCTCGCTTCTCTGTGCAATCATGTAGTGTGCACTGTCTAATCTGTATATTATGAAGCATTTGGAACATTGTGTTTTTGTTAGTTTGTAACTAATATTGAGCTTGGATTAGTTCCACTCCTGATTGGTCACTAATTTTAGACCTTGAAATGATTCCTCGTGCTTGATTATCAAATGGATTAGCTGTAACTGATATTGAGCTTGAATTAGTTCCACTTCAAATTGGTTACTGCAGACACGTGCTTGTATTGGTAGTATGCTATCTAATCACGTATTAGATCTTGAAGCTGATCCTTGTATTTGATTATTGAATGGATTAATTTGCATTCCTACTTTGTTGCTTGGATTGCATGCCTTATTTTACTGTGGTTGCTCACTTGGTTCAATGCAGATAGCTAGTTTGCTTTATTTTTTCCTAGCTTTTATGATAAATGTGCTTATAAGCCTGTGCATCTGCATACTGAGCCTACTGGTAGGAATATTAGAATAAGTGAACATGTTAATGACTGTTGGAAATAACTAATATCATGTTCGAAACAACGCTGTTCAATAATTTCAGGGTCCTATCTGAATTTGACAATTGTGGtggtttttttatttcttcttgagTCCTGGACTCATGACATGTTGGTGTCAAGATTTTCGTTTTAGTTCTTTCCACTTGATTTTTGTGTTATTCTTACTTTTATTCTACCTCGAAAACAGGAATACATATTTGTACTGTGAACTTCATTAGAAGTCAAGATGGTGAAGTTCACGGCTGAAGAGCTCCGGAGAATAATGGACAAGAAACATAACATTCGTAATATGTCTGTTATTGCTCATGTGGACCACGGTATGTTCCAGAAGAGTGTTTTGTAAGATTTCTTATGTACATTTATTGCTTAATGTATTCCAGCCTTCTCAATATTAATGATTTCTGTTCTTTTCAATATTTAAACTCTACCTTGTGCTTTGCTATTGATCCGTCTATGCATGACATGTAATCCATTTTAGTCCCAGTATATTACATTTGTTCGTGTTCATCCCATATAGGTGCTGGGTTTATCATTTCTTCATCTTTGTTATTAATTGGTTCTTTTGTTGATATTATGGTATATATCATGTCTGTTAACTGTATGTTCTAGATCATAATGTATTGGTATGTCTGTTGACATAGGATTAGTTGTCTATGGCCAATGTTGTACTATTCTGTAATGTATTTTCAGTTGGATGTTGAAGCTGCACTGTTCTTATCAATGCTTATGTTGCACTATTCTATGATGCATTTTCAGTTGGATGTCGGAGTTATGCACTGTTCTTATATGCTATTAATTCTTTGCAGGCAAGTCTACGCTTACAGATTCCCTTGTGGCAGCTGCTGGGATTATTGCCCAGGAAGTTGCCGGTGATGTTCGCATGACTGATACTCGTGCAGATGAAGCTGAGCGTGGTATTACAATCAAATCCACCGGTATCTCTCTTTACTATGAGATGACTGCTGAGTCACTGAAGTCTTTCAAGGGTGAGAGAGATGGGAATGAATATTTGATCAACCTTATTGACTCACCTGGGCACGTCGATTTTTCTTCGGAAGTCACAGCTGCTCTTCGCATCACCGATGGTGCTCTGGTGGTGGTTGACTGTATTGAAGGTGTCTGTGTACAGACTGAAACTGTGCTCCGCCAAGCCCTTGGTGAGAGGATTAGGCCTGTCCTTACAGTGAACAAAATGGACAGGTGCTTCCTTGAGCTTCAGGTTGATGGCGAGGAAGCTTATCAGACTTTCTCCCGTGTCATTGAGAATGCCAATGTCATTATGGCAACATACGAAGATAAGCTCCTTGGTGATGTCCAAGTCTATCCGGAGAAGGGAACTGTTGCTTTCTCTGCTGGTCTGCATGGCTGGGCCTTTACCCTCACTAACTTCGCCAAGATGTATGCATCCAAGTTTGGAGTTGATGAATCTAAGATGATGGAGAGGCTTTGGGGTGAGAACTTCTTTGACCCAAGCACAAAGAAATGGACCACCAAAAACACAGGCACTCCTACTTGTAAGAGGGGATTTGTTCAGTTCTGCTATGAGCCGATCAAGCAAATCATCAACACCTGCATGAATGACCAAAAGGATAAATTGTGGCCCATGCTGCAAAAGCTTAATGTAACCATGAAGTCTGATGAGAAGGATTTGATGGGCAAGGCTTTGATGAAGCGTGTTATGCAGACTTGGCTTCCAGCAAGTACTGCACTGCTTGAGATGATGATATTCCACCTTCCTTCCCCATCAACGGCACAGAGGTATCGTGTAGAGAACTTGTACGAGGGACCCCTTGATGATATCTATGCAACTGCTATCAGAAACTGTGATCCGGAGGGTCCTCTTATGTTGTATGTTTCCAAGATGATTCCAGCATCGGACAAGGGCAGATTCTTTGCCTTCGGTCGTGTCTTCTCAGGGAGGATTGCTACTGGTATGAAGGTTCGGATCATGGGTCCCAACTATGTCCCTGGCCAGAAGAAGGACCTGTATGTCAAGAGTGTCCAGCGTACTGTTATCTGGATGGGTAAGAAACAGGAGTCAGTTGAGGATGTTCCTTGTGGTAACACTGTTGCTATGGTTGGTCTGGATCAGTTCATCACGAAGAACGCTACACTGACAAATGAGAAGGAGGTTGATGCTTGCCCAATCAGAGCAATGAAGTTCTCTGTCTCCCCTGTTGTGCGTGTTGCTGTTCAGTGCAAGGTTGCCTCTGATCTTCCCAAGCTAGTTGAAGGTTTGAAGCGACTGGCAAAGTCTGATCCTATGGTTCTCTGTACAATTGAAGAATCTGGTGAGCATATTATTGCTGGAGCTGGTGAGCTTCACCTTGAAATTTGTTTGAAGGATCTGCAGGAAGACTTCATGGGCGGTGCTGAAATCATTGTTTCCCCTCCTGTTGTCTCCTTccgcgaaactgttcttgagaAGTCCTGCCGTACTGTCATGAGCAAGTCCCCGAACAAGCACAACCGTCTTTACATGGAAGCCCGTCCTCTGGAGGATGGACTTGCTGAGGCTATTGATGATGGCCGCATTGGCCCCCGTGACGATCCTAAGGTGCGCTCCAAGATCCTATCAGAGGAGTTTGGGTGGGATAAGGATCTCGCCAAGAAGATTTGGTGCTTTGGACCTGAGACCACCGGCCCAAACATGGTGGTTGATATGTGTAAGGGAGTGCAGTATCTTAATGAAATCAAGGATTCTGTTGTGGCTGGCTTCCAGTGGGCATCAAAAGAAGGTGCCTTGGCTGAGGAGAACATGCGTGGCATTTGCTTTGAAGTCTGTGATGTTGTTCTCCATGCTGATGCTATTCACAGGGGTGGTGGTCAGGTCATCCCAACGGCCAGGAGGGTCATTTATGCTTCTCAGCTCACGGCCAAACCAAGGCTGCTGGAGCCAGTCTACCTAGTGGAGATCCAGGCCCCGGAGAATGCACTTGGTGGCATCTATGGTGTTCTGAATCAGAAGAGGGGGCACGTGTTTGAGGAGATGCAGAGGCCTGGTACCCCACTCTACCACATCAAGGCTTACCTCCCTGTCATTGAGTCCTTTGGGTTCTCAAGCACACTCAGGGCTGCAACCTCCGGTCAGGCATTCCCTCAGTGTGTGTTTGACCACTGGGATATGATGTCCTCTGATCCCTTGGAGGCTGGCTCGCAGGCTGCTCAGCTGGTCTTGGATATCCGCAAGAGGAAGGGTCTCAAGGAACAGATGACCCCTCTTTCCGAGTTCGAGGACAAGCTCTAAATTTTTAGTCATGTGTTTTATGCTATTTACCCTCTCTGGTTTACTTAGTCTACTGTTAAGGGAACTCAACATTTTGATGTTTCATTTCCTTGTGTTGTCAAATGCATGTGCTTCGCAGCAGTGATCTTGTAGTAGTGTGCTGCTAAGACAATTTTATTATCTGTCATGATGTGGCAGATAAAACATAGTCGGTATCTTTTGGTCAAGCCTTTAAGTGGTAGTTTTTGCAGATCATCCCTTCCTCTTATGTTGGTTTTTTGGTCTGCTTTAGAATTTCATTGTTTTATCAGTTTTGTTGGTGCTGTTATCTATGCTGGACCTGATATAGATGTTTTGTCTGCTGTTCCATTTCTTGTTTTATCTAGGTTATATGGTAATTCTGCCAGTCCGTTGCTCTCGTCAATCGTTGTCGATCATTCGTGCATTCACGTGTAGGCGTGTAGGGATGGTAATGGGTTCAGACCGATGAATAATACTACCTTATATTTATACCTGTCTTAAATAAACACACTCATTATAATACTTATATTTGTCTCAAATAAACACACCcattataatatttatatttttatctatacCTGTACCAAGCGGGTATTGGATACCGACGGGTAACCCACACCCATTTCTGGACTCGGGAGGTAGAACACAGACAGAGATCTATATGGATTTAGGATTCACAAATAATAAGACCAATAACAAGATTCCCTATCCCTAATTCCCTATCTGTCAATGAATTCACAATCACATTGCCGATGAAGCTTCTGTTTTTCATCTACTGTACATACCCTCTCTCTAACCAGCCTTGATATTACAGAGGTACCCTGTACAAAGTACAACCACAATACAATAAAAATCAGGAAAATAGAGTGAACTGAtgcataattttttattctaaaacATTGAATAATACTTGATTAATTGGCAAAACAAGGATATACACTGAGAAGATGTACAAATTCTCATAATTTATCATACTGCTATACTCACAATGGCATGGTACCAAAACTAGTCAGTACTTAGTATATCTATGTGACAACGACAAATTTAGAAATGATTTCTATACTGAGCAAAGAGTTGCCTCATCATATTAAgattcttctccacatgcatctCGAGCTTGCATAGTAACTACACCAATATATGCCAGCACTTCAATCACAATTTGAATCAAATAAACCAGTCAATCAAGCAAGCACACACTGTCTTATCTGTCATAAGAATACCAgagtgggaggtggcacggggcGACACCGGTGGCTGGGATGCTGCACGAGGCGACAGGGGCACAAGCGGTGGGCCGAGGCGGTCGAAGGCTGTGGCACTGGGCGATGCTGACGTCACGACGGTCGACGGAGGCACTGGGGCCGGTGAGTCGCCAAGTGCCGAGCGCCTGAGCGGGGGCCGTGGGTGATGCGCCGACTATCAGAGTGGGTCTGCGGCTTGCCACATGTGGGAGGCTAGGAGCGACATTACGTTGCTACCGCGCTGTGGTGTGGGCATGGTGACGTGTGGCGTGAAGGTGCATCCAGCCCTTAAGTgtgttttagtaattaatgataatacccaTAAACTAACAAttgtattgagaattgttagtgtGTTGCTCCATAAGTGATGCATGAAGGATTGAttatggattcattgaggaatgtcatgtgatcaagagaaatgcatcaagatgaatgagctctaaatGATGCTCaggttagtaggttgttccgtAGGAaatgcataagtgataaagtATGGATTTATTGAGGAATGTCATGcgatcaaaagatatgcatcgaGGTCATTGAGCTCAGAGTAATGctcatgtgatgaagaagaagctagagaggAAGAGACCTCGAAGTTTGATGATGGTCttaagaatattgacaataagtGTGAGGATAAAAGTTACTTGtaaagatcaagtaactaagtGTATAAAATTATCGATTGAGTTTTATAGTTCAACCCATGTGTAATGTGCTTGAGAGTAGGGGTTATGTTCcatatgaaggcaaatattgaattgagatattcaatgtgtCGAGTTaaaagaacaagatcaagacaagcttagtgaaAAACTTATGTGCTTAATGCTTGCGGTTAATACCTCGGTGGTGAACCGAATGAAGATTATGTGAAAAGAAAAGTCTTCCATAtttggtgcatgggaagcaatcaagtgaacttcatcaagcttctgaaagatcaagagatgatggagatgggaagcgaggatgaacatcgtcatcaagctcaagcgaagggTTGATAACAAGCATCAAAGAAACATCGGGACtcagatgatgtgttcgtcaagtccaacaggctggctagctcaaggcaaaggtataaaatatatgGCATTTTCTTTTATCGGTCAATGgtaattagagaagagaaatgtctagattgataggataaatgccgtactattaagagggatctAGATTATTGCTTGAGTTTTTACCATGTGTTAATAAGCTCAATCTTACATGTGCATACTCTTTCGTAGGATGCTATAGTTTGCAAATGGGTTTTGAAAATAGCTCAAGTCCATGTTCCAACTCCATGTGGCATGCCACTAAGTTTGTATATGTGTAATGAATGCTTTAACCCTTGGTCGCATGGAACCTTTTTaggttgcaaatttgttttgcaaaaggtTAAGGTTCGTGCAATTTTCATTATGGTGGGtctttggactatgttttaggtttgatccaatatgtttgagatcaagcaattggttgggatgtgtagccctctaaataagTTTTTCGTAGAGTCCAATATCACCTAAATCAAACATAGGGTTCAAAAGTTATAGCCGTTTCTCTGAGCGTCAGCTGTGCTAATCTgggagtggcggtctgaccatcaAGATTGCCAGTCTGACTGTTAGAGCTGACACAGAAACTTTGTTTTCCTGGAGAggttggtggtctgaccgccatggTAGCTGGTCTGACCGTTGGAGCTTGCAGAGAACTTTCATCTCTCTGGAACGGGTGGTGGTCTGGCCGCCAAGGTGGCTGGTCTGACCAGTGGAGTTTGCAGAGAACCTCCGTTTTCCTGGAGATGTTGGTGGTCTGACTGTCGGAGGCATGGAAAGGCTGTAACAACTAGTTTTAGAGTCGTTGGTCTAGTGGCGGTTTGACCGCTAGTTGTActgtggtctgaccgtcagatGCGCAAAAAGGTCATCTTGAGTATAACAACTAGTTTTGGTGGTGTGTTCCATTTTGTCACGTCGAAGGTGTCCCATTTTGTCACGTCGAAGGCCTTGATATGACTCAGTACCAggctcccttctctccctctccctttcctcctccttccaGACCGAGCACGAGGACCTTGCTTTTgctcctcttccctctcctctaaaTCCTTCATCAAATCCATCGATTTTGGACCCAAATCAAAGGGGATTTCACGAGGGATTGCTCATTGAAGGTAAATACTCCATTGCATCCattcaattttgattttctctATAGTTTTAGATGGTTTTGAGCTAGCTAGGGTTTGGAGATTATGTAATTAAAATATTGAAATTTGGTTAGATTAGCTAATGGTTGTTTGTTGTTGTTCAATGCTTAATGTAGCATGTTTATTATGCTTGTATGTAGACCATTTTACTCTTGTAGGTTGTGTTGTGAATTGATTGTTCAAGATGGTAAAAGGGTTTAGTGCATGGGATTTGGTAGTGTTGAATGTAAAAGTGTTTGGTGCATATCAATTCGTAATAGATTGGTATTTATGCAGTTGTATAATATGACGGACCATTTGTGGCATAGACAAAAGTGGGCACACATCGTCAAGAAGTATCCCGATGTTAGTTGCAAGGATGCCCCCGCTCCCCCTGCTCTCCCATCCTGACTTGTGATTGTGGTAAGCCTGTCGTGGTCCTTTAGTCGCTACATGAAGATACTGCTAaccgtgcttactacatgtgtAAGGATTATCGTGTGAGTGTATATTTGTTATGGGTTAGGGTAGAATCATATGGTATTACTTTTACTGATAtgatgttttaataatttgcaAAAGTGGGAGATGTGCTTCTTCTTCCAATGGATTGATGGGCTTGAGATGTATGACCTTAGAATTCTGAAGGTGAAACAATTTATTTAGTATCTGAAGCCATATGACAAGTTTTTTTGTTAGGTtcctccaccaaatccaccGAAACTGATGGATAAAGAGAAGTGGGAAGTGAGCAGAACACTTATAGCGGATCCTCCATTGTGCAAGTGTGGGAAGCAAAGTGTGCTTTGTGAACCTTCTAGGGGATTCCCTTACTTCTATTGTGAAGGGATGACAAAGGTAAAAACTGAGCATGGTTGCTTGTTTACAATTTGAATGAGGTAGAATTAGATGTCATGTACCTTGTATCATGAATTTGAATGCAGCGCCATGGTGCTACTTGTAACTTTCGAGATTCATTGTACGGTCCCGATGGTGAATGgatagaggaggaagatgatcaaATGAAGGGGAATAGGGTGATTGAACCACGTCGTCCAAGGAAGTGCACTTGTGGTGTGAAAGCTCAATACGGGATAGTGCCATCCGAACTTGGTGTGGGGTACTACTGTGGGCATGTGGTTGGCAAAGATATGATTAGTTTTATgcatattatctatattttctatttcGATATCCTATATTGGTTGTACCTTGTTAATGGGAGTTcatatgaatttgtttttgGGAATAGAGTACGCGGAGATGTTCATGGGAGGAGTGCCTTGATAAAGATGAGGTGGATCATGACATGACATAGTAAGCATCATCCGATGGTGCTGTCAAGCTATCTGGAGCACCATAAGAAGGCAACTCGTGATTATTACTGAGCTACGTATCCCAGCACAAGAGGAGAGCCATGGAGGGTCAAGAGGCAGCGACTAAGGCGGTGTAAATAGAGACAATGAAGGCTCTTGCTGCTAATTTGCATGTGCTTGTCTgagacaatgatgatgatgatgatgatgagttgcTCTATGATAGGTCGGATGATTAGCATGAGGGGTCAGTTCGATGGGTATATGGTTGTGTTAGacattttatttgtttattgaGTTGGACTTCGTGatggttagtgtcttatatcaacatactatgttatgaactatttgtgaacttcATATGTAATTATCGTCGATTGTACTATGTGAACCatattgtaacatcctgagtttagcATATTAGTTAATTATGAatttcgctccaaattaaaactttttgtgattaatgaggctaactaaaattaagaaaatatgtttatgaatgtatatacacacaatatgtatacattcatatatattaaatgtattaagtTGACCAGgcattccaaaatgcactagaatTGTTTTCGAAATAATCCTGCATTAAATTAGTTTATACGTGTTGGTTTATGGTGTTTATGGttttttgtgtggagatttgaaattgaatgtctctcaaattcaaatctactgTTAGTTTTCCCTCAGCTCAaatcaaattgaattcaaatccttttACAAAGATcttgatccaaatccaaatcaaggTTCAAATATGTTCGTTGAGGTTATCTTAActcaaaatcaaaaccaaattAAAAAACCTCACTTGAATTCATCCCAAtattccttctccttttcttttccattttctcTCACGGGCTCAATCTCCCCTTCCTTCTCCCTTGTGTGGCCCACAGCAGCCGGCCCAGCCTTCCTTCCCCCGCGTTGGGCCATGACCGTGCCGCCGGCCCACCTCATCCGCGCGCTGGCCAGCCCCCACTTGCCCTCACCCACACGCGCGTGGCCGTCCACGTGTCGTGTATCGGCCGCCGCCTgcgcctctccttcctcctccagcaccGCTCGCCACCGCAACAGCTGCCCCTTCCCCCCTCGAGAAATATCACCGTGACACCCCTCTGcgctcttgctctctctctctaccctctCAGCCCACTGCCAATGCGCCTGTAGCCGTGTGACTTTTGCGTCCATGAACGAGCATGGACAATGTAGTGCGCCCATGC includes:
- the LOC133920121 gene encoding elongation factor 2; this encodes MVKFTAEELRRIMDKKHNIRNMSVIAHVDHGKSTLTDSLVAAAGIIAQEVAGDVRMTDTRADEAERGITIKSTGISLYYEMTAESLKSFKGERDGNEYLINLIDSPGHVDFSSEVTAALRITDGALVVVDCIEGVCVQTETVLRQALGERIRPVLTVNKMDRCFLELQVDGEEAYQTFSRVIENANVIMATYEDKLLGDVQVYPEKGTVAFSAGLHGWAFTLTNFAKMYASKFGVDESKMMERLWGENFFDPSTKKWTTKNTGTPTCKRGFVQFCYEPIKQIINTCMNDQKDKLWPMLQKLNVTMKSDEKDLMGKALMKRVMQTWLPASTALLEMMIFHLPSPSTAQRYRVENLYEGPLDDIYATAIRNCDPEGPLMLYVSKMIPASDKGRFFAFGRVFSGRIATGMKVRIMGPNYVPGQKKDLYVKSVQRTVIWMGKKQESVEDVPCGNTVAMVGLDQFITKNATLTNEKEVDACPIRAMKFSVSPVVRVAVQCKVASDLPKLVEGLKRLAKSDPMVLCTIEESGEHIIAGAGELHLEICLKDLQEDFMGGAEIIVSPPVVSFRETVLEKSCRTVMSKSPNKHNRLYMEARPLEDGLAEAIDDGRIGPRDDPKVRSKILSEEFGWDKDLAKKIWCFGPETTGPNMVVDMCKGVQYLNEIKDSVVAGFQWASKEGALAEENMRGICFEVCDVVLHADAIHRGGGQVIPTARRVIYASQLTAKPRLLEPVYLVEIQAPENALGGIYGVLNQKRGHVFEEMQRPGTPLYHIKAYLPVIESFGFSSTLRAATSGQAFPQCVFDHWDMMSSDPLEAGSQAAQLVLDIRKRKGLKEQMTPLSEFEDKL